TTTGATGTCGTTGTTATATTAATTTAATATCTTTACTTTACTATTCAGTTTTCAAAGAACAAAGAGAGAAAGTTCTCTCAAAACTAGATATATGACATGACCTATTATTTGTCGTTAATATTTAATAATTTTTGTTGTATTTTTCAGCACTAAACTGAAAGGTGTACTCCGTAGAAAGGAGGTAATCCATCCCCACGTTCTCGTAGGGATACCTTGTTACGACTTCACCCCAGTCACCAGTCCTGCCTTAGGCAGTTGTCTCCGTAGTTAACAAAACCGACTTCGGGCATTACCAGCTCCCATGGTGTGACGGGCGGTGTGTACAAGACCCGAGAACGTATTCACCATAGCGTAGCTGATCTACGATTACTAGCGATTCCGACTTCATGTAGTCGAGTTGCAGACTACAATCCGAACTGAGAATGGTTTTTTGAGATTTGCTCCACGTCGCCGTATTGCGTCTCTTTGTACCATCCATTGTAGCACGTGTGTTGCCCCACTCGTAAGAGGCATGATGATTTGACGTCGTCCCCACCTTCCTCCCGGTTACCCGGGCAGTCTCCCTAGAACGTTTAACTAAGGACAAGGGTTGCGCTCGTTGCAGGACTTAACCGAACATCTCACGACACGAGCTGACGACAACCATGCACCATCTGTCATTCTGTTAACCTCCACTATATCTCTATAGCTTTGCAGAAGATGTCAAGAGTGGGTAAGGTTCTACGCGTATCTTCAAATTAAACCACATGCTCCACCGCTTGTGCGGATCCCCGTCAATTCCTTTAAGTTTCACTCTTGCGAGCATACTACTCAGGCGGATGATTTAATGCGTTAGCTGCGCCGATGAGTTCCCCATCAGCTAATCATCATCGTTTACGGCGTGGACTACCAGGGTATCTAATCCTGTTTGCTCCCCACGCTTTCGTCTCTCAGTGTCAATATGTGTCCAGTTAGCTGCCTTCGCCATGTTGATGTTCTTCCTTATATCTACGCATTCCACCGCTTCACAAGGAATTCCGCTAACCTCTACACAATTCTAGTTTGCCAGTATCCAATGCAATTTGGGGTTGAGCCCCAAGTTTTCACACCAGACTTAACAAACAACCTACAGACGCTTTACGCCCAATAATTCCGGATAACGCTTGCAACCTATGTATTACCGCGGCTGCTGGCACATAGTTAGCCGTTGCTTTCTGATAAGGTACCGTCAAGGTCAAGGCATTTCCTCCTCGACTTTTTCTTCCCTTATAACAGCAGTTTACAACCCGAAGGCCTTCATCCTGCACGCTGTGTCGCTCCATCAGGCTTTCGCCCATTGTGGAAAATTCCCTACTGCTGCCTCCCGTAGGAGTCTGGGCCGTATCTCAGTCCCAGTGTGGCGGATCAGTCTCTCAACCCCGCTAAACATCATCGCCTTGGTGAGCCATTACCTCACCAACTAGCTAATGTTACGCACCCCGATCCCCTTGTGAAGCTTTAAAGGCTCCTTTTATAAATACCTCATGCGAGATATTTAAGTATCCGGTATTAGCGCTAATTTCTCAGCGTTATCCCAATCAAGGGGGCACGTTAAGTACGTGTTACTCACCCATTCGCCGCTAAGTTCCGAAGAACTCCGCTCGACATGCATGTATTAGGCACACAGCCAGCGTTCATCCTGAGCCAGGATCAAACTCTCGAAAAAATTGACTGTCATGTACATTGTATATATCTAGTTTTCAAAGAACTTTTTAATTCGCAAATGTTGCTAAATTATTATAGCATAAACATTTTAATTTAAAAAACATTTTTTTGAAAAATTTTTTAAATTTCAGAGTTGCAAAAATTTTATAAGAAAACTCCTAAAAAAGGAGTTTCATTATTTTGTCCTCTGAAAACTGAATAGTAAATTCTTTATAATAATTCATTAAAATGTCTTGAATAACATCTTAACTTTTAAACCTATCAATTTATTAGTAATGGTCAGCTGAATGTATTACTACACTTACACTTCCATCCTATCAACCTCGTAGTCTACAAGGAATTTCAAGGGAATACTCATCTCTGAGGAGGCTTCCCACTTAGATGCTTTCAGCGGTTATCCCTTCCGTACTTAGCTACCCAGCTATGCTCCTGGCGGAACAACTGGAACACCAGCGGTACGTCCACTCCGGTCCTCTCGTACTAAGAGCAGCTCTCATCAATATTCCAACGCCCACATCAGATAGGGACCGAACTGTCTCACGACGTTCTGAACCCAGCTCGCGTACCGCTTTAATTGGCGAACAGCCAAACCCTTGGAACCGACTCCAGCTCCAGGATGCGATGAGCCGACATCGAGGTGCCAAACCTTGCCGTCGATGTGATCTCTTGGGCAAGATAAGCCTGTTATCCCCAGGGTAACTTTTATCCGTTGAGCGACTGCCGTTCCATGACGTACAGCCGGATCACTAAGTCCTGCTTTCGCACCTGCTCGACTTGTAGGTCTCGCAGTCAAGCACACTTCTACCTTTGCGCTCTACATATGGTTTCTGACCATATTGAGTGTACCTTTGAACGCCTCCGTTACCTTTTAGGAGGCGACCGCCCCAGTCAAACTACCCACCACGCACTGTCCCCCCACCGGATAACGGCGGCAGGTTAGAAACTCAACATACCAAGGGTGGTATTTCAACGGCGACTCCCTTAAGGCTAGCGCCTTAAGATCAACGTCTCCCACCTATCCTACACATGTTAGGCCAAGTTCCAATACGAAGTTGTAGTAAAGCTCCATGGGGTCTTTTCGTCTTGATGCGGGTACCCAGCGTTTTCACTGGGACCATAATTTCACCGAGTCTAGTGTTGAGACAGTTGAGAGATCATTGCGCCTTTCGTGCAGGTCAGTATTTAGCCGACAAGGAATTTCGCTACCTTAGGACCGTTATAGTTACGGCCGCCGTTCACCCGGGCTTCATTTCAACGCTTCGCATAAGCTAACGCATCCACTTAACCTTCGGGCACTGGGCAGGCTTCACCCCCTATACATCACCTTACGGTTTAGCAGAGAGCTGTGTTTTTGATAAACAGTTGCCCCTCACAATTTACTGTGGCCAACTCAAAGTTGGCACCCCTTCTCGCGAACTTACGGGGTCATTTTGCAGAGTTCCTTAACACTAGTTTTCTCGCTCGCCTTAGAATACTCATCTTGGGAACGTGTGTCCGTTCTCGGTACAGGTGACCGTTATTTTAAACGTTTAGAAGCTTTTCTTGGAAGCATGAAATCACATAATTCGCTCAAATGAGCTATGCATCATACATCCCGGTTATAGAGTGCGCATTTAACTACACTCACCAGTTTGCATTTACCCCCAAATCCAATAATGGGTAATGTTATCCTTCTCCGTCACTCCATCACTAATAACAGCCAGTACAGGAATATTAACCTGTTATCCATCGAATACGCCTTTCGGCCTCTCCTTAGGTCTTGACTAACCCTGGGTGGACGAACCTTCCCCAGGAAACCTTTCCCAATAGGCGTTGAGGATTCTCACCTCAAATCGTTACTCATACCGGCATTCTCACTTCTTAGCGCTCCACCAGTCCTCACGGTCTGACTTCACCGCCCTAAGAACGCTCCTCTAACGTACTTTCGTACCCGTGGCTTCGGTATTGTGTTTTACTCCCGTTACATTATTGGCGCAAGATCTCTTGACTAGTGAGCTATTACGCACTCTTTAAAGGATGGCTGCTTCTAAGCCAACCTCCTAGTTGTTTATGAAATCTCACAACCTTTCTGACTTAACACAATTTTGGGACCTTAGCCGACGATCTGGGTTGTTGCCCTCGCGAGCCGGGACGTTAGCACCCCGGTTCCGACTGCATGACAATACACAATGGTATTCGGAGTTTGATTATAGTCAGTACCGCTAGGCGCGGCCATTCCATATTCAGTGCTCTACCACCAAAGTTTAACATCACACGCTAGCCCTAAAGCTATTTCGAGGAGAACCAGCTATCTCCAAGTTCGATTGGAATTTCTCCACTATTCACAAGTCATCCGGGCACTTTTTAGCGTACTACGGTTCGGCCCTCCACTTGGGGTTAGCCAAGCTTCAGCCTGCTCATGAATAGATCACATGGTTTCGGGTATATGACAACATACTAAACGCCCTATTAAGACTCGATTTCTCTGCGGCTCCGCTTTTATCCACTTAACCTCGCATGTTATCATAACTCGCCGGTCCATACTGCAAGATGTACGCCATCACCCTTTAATGGGCTCTGACTAATTGTAAGTAAGTGGTTTCAGAATCTATTTCACTCCCCTCCCGGGGTTCTTTTCACCTTTCCCTCACGGTACTAGTTCACTATCGGTGTCTGGTTAGTATTTAGCCTTACCGGATGGTCCCGGCAGATTCAGACAGGGTTTCACGTGCCCCGCCCTACTCAGGATACTATCAGAAGTCTTTACCATTTCGCTTACGGGAGTATCACCCTCTTTGCTTAGCTTTCCCACGCTATTCTGCTATGATAAAGATTTGTAACTTCATGTAGATAGTCCTACAACCCCGACTAATGTCGGTTTGGGCTCTTCCACGTTCGCTCGCCGCTACTAATGGAATCATTATTTATTTTCTCTTCCTGTTGCTACTAAGATGTTTCAGTTCACAACGTGTCTCGTCTGTATAACTATTTGATTCATTATACAGCAACTAGAAATTACTCTAGCTAGGTTTCCCCATTCGGAAATCCCCGTATCGTAGCTCATATCCAGCTCCACGAGGCTTATCGCAGGTAATCACGTCCTTCATCGACTTCCAGACCCAAGGCATCCACCACAAACTCTTACTTATTTAAAAGTTGTAACAATATTTACCTATTTGTTTGATGTATTCAAAGACATTTCAATAAATTATTATTTTTAGAATAATAATTAACTCGGTATCACAAAACAAATTGACTAATTTATTTTTTGATGTCGTTGTTATATTAATTTAATATCTTTACTTTACTATTCAGTTTTCAAAGAACAAAGAGAGAAAGTTCTCTCAAAACTAGATATATGACATGACCTATTATTTGTCGTTAATATTTAATAATTTTTTGTTGTATTTTTCAGCACTAAACTGAAAGGTGTACTCCGTAGAAAGGAGGTAATCCATCCCCACGTTCTCGTAGGGATACCTTGTTACGACTTCACCCCAGTCACCAGTCCTGCCTTAGGCAGTTGTCTCCGTAGTTAACAAAACCGACTTCGGGCATTACCAGCTCCCATGGTGTGACGGGCGGTGTGTACAAGACCCGAGAACGTATTCACCGTAGCGTAGCTGATCTACGATTACTAGCGATTCCGACTTCATGTAGTCGAGTTGCAGACTACAATCCGAACTGAGAATGGTTTTTTGAGATTTGCTCCACGTCGCCGTATTGCGTCTCTTTGTACCATCCATTGTAGCACGTGTGTTGCCCCACTCGTAAGAGGCATGATGATTTGACGTCGTCCCCACCTTCCTCCCGGTTACCCGGGCAGTCTCCCTAGAACGTTTAACTAAGGACAAGGGTTGCGCTCGTTGCAGGACTTAACCGAACATCTCACGACACGAGCTGACGACAACCATGCACCATCTGTCATTCTGTTAACCTCCACTATATCTCTATAGCTTTGCAGAAGATGTCAAGAGTGGGTAAGGTTCTACGCGTATCTTCAAATTAAACCACATGCTCCACCGCTTGTGCGGATCCCCGTCAATTCCTTTAAGTTTCACTCTTGCGAGCATACTACTCAGGCGGATGATTTAATGCGTTAGCTGCGCCGATGAGTTCCCCATCAGCTAATCATCATCGTTTACGGCGTGGACTACCAGGGTATCTAATCCTGTTTGCTCCCCACGCTTTCGTCTCTCAGTGTCAATATGTGTCCAGTTAGCTGCCTTCGCCATGTTGATGTTCTTCCTTATATCTACGCATTCCACCGCTTCACAAGGAATTCCGCTAACCTCTACACAATTCTAGTTTGCCAGTATCCAATGCAATTTGGGGTTGAGCCCCAAGTTTTCACACCAGACTTAACAAACAACCTACAGACGCTTTACGCCCAATAATTCCGGATAACGCTTGCAACCTATGTATTACCGCGGCTGCTGGCACATAGTTAGCCGTTGCTTTCTGATAAGGTACCGTCAAGGTCAAGGCATTTCCTCCTCGACTTTTTCTTCCCTTATAACAGCAGTTTACAACCCGAAGGCCTTCATCCTGCACGCTGTGTCGCTCCATCAGGCTTTCGCCCATTGTGGAAAATTCCCTACTGCTGCCTCCCGTAGGAGTCTGGGCCGTATCTCAGTCCCAGTGTGGCGGATCAGTCTCTCAACCCCGCTAAACATCATCGCCTTGGTGAGCCATTACCTCACCAACTAGCTAATGTTACGCACCCCGATCCCCTTGTGAAGCTTTAAAGGCTCCTTTTATAAATACCTCATGCGAGATATTTAAGTATCCGGTATTAGCGCTAATTTCTCAGCGTTATCCCAATCAAGGGGGCACGTTAAGTACGTGTTACTCACCCATTCGCCGCTAAGTTCCGAAGAACTCCGCTCGACATGCATGTATTAGGCACACAGCCAGCGTTCATCCTGAGCCAGGATCAAACTCTCGAAAAAATTGACTGTCATGTACATTGTATATATCTAGTTTTCAAAGAACTTTTTAATTCGCAAATGTTGCTAAATTATTATAGCATAAACTTTTGAAATAAAAACAATTTTTATAAATTATTTTTGAATGATTTTTAAAAGTACTTGTTTAAATTTGCGTGCTATTATTATAACACTGCTTTTTGAAATTGCAAAATAAAAACGCAAAATTCTTTGAATTTGCGCTTAAGTTAAATTTTGACACTTTTATATTAATAAATATCTTCGTTATTAAAGTCTATTTCACCGATTTTAGAAGAAGCTTCAATGAGATCTTCTAAAATTTTGGGATTGGCGTTTTTATTAATAACATTTGGGTCAATATTACTAATATTAATTTCTTTCCCATAATAGTAACTAATTAGTTCATTTGTTGAATTATTTTCTACGTTTTCATCTAATTGCAAAATATCTTTTTTAATTAAATTAGAACTGCTCATTGATCAACGCACTATCTCATCTGAGTTTCCATACACGCTATGAAACTTATGGTCAATTTGATTTTGAATATTTCGAATTCAAAACTCTTTTGTAAAAGGAAGTGCATTATTATGCTTTTGAATAAATAATTTTTGTGAAAAGGGGTGAATTTGTCTTCTTGAAAGAAGTTCAATTGGTCCTTTTTCAATAATGGTGTTATTACTAAAGATATAAAGTAGGTCAAAATTTCCTAAAATAAAATCTAAATTGTCACTAATAAATACAGGAGTTAGATCATTCATGTCCATGATTTTAGAAAGTGCCCGCATAAATTCGTTTCGGGTATACTCATTAATATTATTTGAATCTTTAACAATTAATAAAGAAGTTTCATCTAAATAAAACTGAGATAGTTTAAGTTTGATTTTATCAACTTCTTTTTGCTCTTTATAAGCAATTAAGTAGTTAGCATTAGCAACTGAAACTGCATCATGACATTTATAAAATCTTTGAAGAGTTAAAAAGTATTTATTGAATTTTTCACTTTCAAGATTATCTAAGGTGAAATTATAAAAGTTAGTAAGAAGCTCTTCATAAAAACTAAATTGCATAAATTTAGTAAGCGAGCTAGAAAATTCATCGAAAATATTACTTTGGTGCTTGTGAAAATTGTTTTTAGTTACAATTTGGGCTGAAGTGAATTTTTTCAAAATAAAGAAGATTTCTTTTTTAGTTTTTTTAACATTAGTTACTAATCTTTTTAAACGATTTTGTTTATTTTTGATTAAGTTGTTAAAAAGTTTCTTTTGGTTATCTTCAGATCATTTATATTCAGCTTTAGCTAAATTTAATTTTTCCTGAGTGTTTAAAATATCAAGCTTATTTTGTTGAGTGATTTTATTTTCAATTTTTTTATTTTTTAATTCTTTAATTTGAGCTTCGGTATCTTTGATGGTTTTTTGAATCTTACGCATTTTATTATATGAACGAATGATTCATTTATCTAATGAAAAGCTAAGTTCATTGAAGATAAAAAGCTTAAGAGCACTTTTATAAGAAATGGTTAAATTTTTCTTATAGCTAAAGTTCATATTTTGAACAAAGAAGTCAGCTTCTTGTTCCATAATATTTTTAAGATTTCATAAATCATTTTCAGAAAGAAAAGCAATCTTTTTAAAATTAGTTTTAAAAGTATGGGCAATTTTTTCATATGCTAAAATTTGCTTTTCAAGAAACTCAAATTCTTTGTTTCCTTTTTTATTAATAATTAATGATTGCTTAAATTTTAGTGTTGAGATTTTAACTTTAATATCTTTTAAGGTTCTTTTTAAAAACTTGGATGATTTATACTTAATTTGTTTTGCATAATCTTTAAAAAAATAAAGATCATATTGGTAGTTTTTAATTTTAATATCATTAATTACGTATTGCATTGACTTAGAGTCAATTAATTTTAAATAATAAAGCTCTTTTTCTAAGTGCTTAATAACATCTTTTTGGTTAGACACTTCTGTTTTAAAATAATTTTCTTGAAGTAAAGAATATTTTTCAAAAAGATCTTTAATAATCCCAATGTAAACTTCAAATAAATTGTTTTGATATTCACGAGTAATTTCGGTTAAATGAGTATGGATTTGAATTAGCTCATCTTTAATAACAACTTGCTTGTTTTTGATTTTAGAATAATGGATGTTAATTTCTTTAAGAAAATCATTGTTAAGAGCAATGATTTTTTCAGCTTGGCTGGCAATGATGTTAAAAAAGACATTTTTTAAAGTAATTTTTAAGTTGGTTGAAAGGAGCTTAAAAATGTCTTTTTCTTTTTTTGATGGTTTCATCTTGCTACAGATGTTTCAGATACTAAAAAGCGGGATATCATTATCTTTTTCTTTGATAATGTCGCTAAGGTTAAAAACTGAAATTTCATCAAAGACATCTTTTTTATTATGAAGCACATTCCTAATTTTATAGCTGCTACTTTCGTATTCAAAAAGAGATAAAAGTACTTCTTTGTTTTTTAAAATTCCGTTGTAAAGATTATAAAAATTTAAAACATCATTTTTTTCACTAATATAAAAACCAGTCTTTAAATTTTTATAGACTTCAAGTTCAGGAATATAAAGGGTTTTTACAGGGTCATTTTGATCATAAATAAATAAATTTTCGAGTTTAATAAAAAGTTTTTTGTCCATACAAACTCCAATTATTTATATGATAAATTTTTGTTTTTGTTAATTAACTTAGAGATGATTGTATATGAATAATAAATGACAAAGATGTTGAATCAAATTTTAAGCGGTGAAGAGATCACGTGTTGTAAGATTCAAAGTAATATTTCACTATTATCATTACTTCCAAGTGCATATAAGTCAGCAAAAGAAAGGATTGGAACATTAATAAGTTCTAAGAACCCTGAGAAAATAATAATTGGAACTATTTTTAAATAAGTTGAACTTTTCATTTTAAATCTTGAAATTGTGATCATGAAAAACTGACTTGAAATTCCAGCAAGCATCAGAGCTAAAATTCCTCTTCGGTCTTTAATTAAACTTCTTTGAATTAAATCATCTTTAACCACAAAACCAATGTATCATACAATAATTGCAATAATAATTAATAAAAAGAGCATTCCAACAATCATATTAATGTTTTTAAGCATTGAAATGGTTCCGTATTGTTTTGCATAAGTTCTTTTATTGTTAAAGTAAATAACTTTGGAAGCATATTTATTGATAAGCTTTTCGTCATTTTTAGCTACAGCTAATTTATATTTATCTCCATAATATTGAATTTTTGCACTATAAACTTTAACCCTAAATTCAACTCCAAAAGCATAATTTAAAAAGCGAATAAAGAATCATCCAAAAATTCCTGAGACAACTCCGTTAATTGTTGCTGCAAGAGTATAAAGAGGGTTATAAGTAGCTGGCGGGATAAAAATTAGCGAAAGTAAATCAGAAACTAAACCAACAAAACCGCCAATAAGTGGTCCAAAGATAAATCCGGTAATTTTAATTGGAAGCCCTAAAAAAGAAACCTTGTAGGTAGGAAGGGCGATAATTGGAACAAGTTGTGCTGAAATAATTGTAAAAGCAACAGAGATAGAAATCAAGATAGCAACAAAAACCATCTTGCGGATGGTTCATTTTTGAATAATCCCTAAATCTCTTATTCATTTAAAAAATGACAATTGACCAATTACCTTTTTCATATTTTTATATTTTATATTAATATTTTCGAATTGTTTTATTATTTTATTTTAAATACTCCTCATTTTATATGCAATCAAAATAAATTATATAAACTGGGACATGAAATATGCACAAAAACATATTTCATGTCCCAGTTTAAAAAGGGTTTTTAATTAATAAACATTTACACAAATATATATAATTTAGTTAATTAAAAATATTAAAAAAGGATCAAGAGATGAAAAAACTTTTTAAAAACAAATTATTGTTACTTCCACTTGGCGGGGTGACTTCAGCATTTGCTTTTACTTCATGCAACAACACAAAAGCAGCTACCGAAGAAGAAAAACAAGCTGATAATCATGTTGTTAAATTTGAAGAAATGAAAACAACTCAAATTCAAATTTGAGGTCAATTACTTGCTATTTTTAAAGCAATAAATGAGGAGATTTCAAGCAATGCATTTGAAAATGAGCAAGATTTGAATCATTTTATTGATAAATGAAGTGAATTGAATTTTTTTGAAAAATACAAAGAGTTGATAAAGAAACATAGTCAAGTACTTTTTGGAGTTAATTACCTTGCGAAAATAAATCAACTTAATAAAAATTTTATTGCTGTTATTGAAGGCATTGCTAAAGATGAAAATACATCAGTAATTCAAAACAAAGTAAAAGCATTTTCTCGTTTATATATGACATATGTTTTTGGAAAAGATAATACTTTCAAAAATATGCAAAACTTCTTTGCTTCAATTCCTACTTCAGATAAAGAACTTGCTAAAATAATCTCCATAGCTTTACCTAGCATATTAAAACTTCCTGTCGCAAATATTCCAAATATCGGTATTCTTGTTGAAAAATTAGCTGGAGGCCAAATTAGTGAAGAGGATATTGTAAATGAAATTACTAATGTTGTTGTTCCAGTGCTCATGAATTCAAAAGAAGAATTTAAAAAGATTGTAGATTTACTTAAAAATAAAGAAATTAAAAATGAAAATGATTGATTTGACAAAAAAGAAGTGCAAAAATTAATGGATGCTTT
This genomic window from Mycoplasmopsis gallinacea contains:
- a CDS encoding MAG1360 family OppF-related protein, with the translated sequence MDKKLFIKLENLFIYDQNDPVKTLYIPELEVYKNLKTGFYISEKNDVLNFYNLYNGILKNKEVLLSLFEYESSSYKIRNVLHNKKDVFDEISVFNLSDIIKEKDNDIPLFSIWNICSKMKPSKKEKDIFKLLSTNLKITLKNVFFNIIASQAEKIIALNNDFLKEINIHYSKIKNKQVVIKDELIQIHTHLTEITREYQNNLFEVYIGIIKDLFEKYSLLQENYFKTEVSNQKDVIKHLEKELYYLKLIDSKSMQYVINDIKIKNYQYDLYFFKDYAKQIKYKSSKFLKRTLKDIKVKISTLKFKQSLIINKKGNKEFEFLEKQILAYEKIAHTFKTNFKKIAFLSENDLWNLKNIMEQEADFFVQNMNFSYKKNLTISYKSALKLFIFNELSFSLDKWIIRSYNKMRKIQKTIKDTEAQIKELKNKKIENKITQQNKLDILNTQEKLNLAKAEYKWSEDNQKKLFNNLIKNKQNRLKRLVTNVKKTKKEIFFILKKFTSAQIVTKNNFHKHQSNIFDEFSSSLTKFMQFSFYEELLTNFYNFTLDNLESEKFNKYFLTLQRFYKCHDAVSVANANYLIAYKEQKEVDKIKLKLSQFYLDETSLLIVKDSNNINEYTRNEFMRALSKIMDMNDLTPVFISDNLDFILGNFDLLYIFSNNTIIEKGPIELLSRRQIHPFSQKLFIQKHNNALPFTKEFWIRNIQNQIDHKFHSVYGNSDEIVRWSMSSSNLIKKDILQLDENVENNSTNELISYYYGKEINISNIDPNVINKNANPKILEDLIEASSKIGEIDFNNEDIY
- a CDS encoding ECF transporter S component (in some Mycoplasma, this protein is fused to aspartyl/glutamyl-tRNA amidotransferase subunit C domain), with protein sequence MKKVIGQLSFFKWIRDLGIIQKWTIRKMVFVAILISISVAFTIISAQLVPIIALPTYKVSFLGLPIKITGFIFGPLIGGFVGLVSDLLSLIFIPPATYNPLYTLAATINGVVSGIFGWFFIRFLNYAFGVEFRVKVYSAKIQYYGDKYKLAVAKNDEKLINKYASKVIYFNNKRTYAKQYGTISMLKNINMIVGMLFLLIIIAIIVWYIGFVVKDDLIQRSLIKDRRGILALMLAGISSQFFMITISRFKMKSSTYLKIVPIIIFSGFLELINVPILSFADLYALGSNDNSEILLWILQHVISSPLKIWFNIFVIYYSYTIISKLINKNKNLSYK